The Bacillus sp. Y1 genome has a window encoding:
- a CDS encoding NAD-dependent succinate-semialdehyde dehydrogenase produces the protein MSSNIAFQKKQLYKMYINGQWIGDECEAFINVMNPATNEVIGMIPNGGTLEAKAAVDAAHMAFKTWSKKTADERGQLLMKWFHLIDQHKVEIGTVMTLEQGKPVSEAIGEVNYANSFLSWYAEEGKRIYGETIPATHPNKRILIRKEPVGVVAAITPWNFPAAMITRKVAPALAAGCTVVVKPAQQTPLTALKLAELAEKAGIPAGVFNVVTGKSKEIGDAWLKDSRVRKLTFTGSTEVGKVLMRGAADTVKKISLELGGNAPFIVMDDADLEKAAKGLLASKFRNAGQTCICTNRIYVQERILEPFVELFKNELSKLKIGNGMEEGIDIGPLIDQPAVNKVNEILDDAIHKGGKIVYQGDKKDGEEGFFFPPTILTNVNDQMMCVDEEIFGPLAAIATFQTEEEVIARANNTVYGLAAYVFTENLSRAFRISEELEYGIIGLNDGLPSTAQAPFGGYKESGLGREGGHHGLEEFLEVKYISIGLNI, from the coding sequence ATGAGTTCGAATATCGCTTTTCAAAAAAAGCAGTTATACAAAATGTATATTAATGGTCAATGGATCGGTGACGAGTGCGAGGCTTTCATCAATGTTATGAACCCTGCAACCAATGAAGTGATTGGGATGATTCCGAATGGCGGCACGCTAGAAGCAAAGGCAGCGGTAGATGCCGCGCATATGGCTTTTAAAACTTGGTCCAAAAAAACGGCAGACGAACGCGGTCAGTTGCTTATGAAATGGTTCCACCTTATTGATCAGCATAAAGTGGAAATTGGTACAGTGATGACATTGGAGCAAGGAAAGCCCGTAAGTGAGGCAATCGGTGAAGTGAATTATGCCAATAGTTTTCTCTCTTGGTATGCGGAAGAAGGAAAGAGAATCTATGGAGAAACGATTCCGGCTACACATCCAAATAAGCGTATTTTAATTAGAAAAGAACCGGTTGGGGTTGTTGCAGCGATTACTCCATGGAATTTTCCAGCTGCCATGATTACGAGAAAGGTAGCCCCTGCTCTTGCTGCTGGCTGTACGGTGGTGGTGAAACCAGCTCAGCAAACGCCTCTAACTGCTCTGAAACTAGCAGAGTTAGCAGAAAAAGCAGGCATTCCAGCTGGTGTGTTTAACGTAGTAACCGGAAAATCAAAAGAAATTGGTGATGCTTGGTTAAAGGATTCACGCGTTCGTAAGCTTACCTTTACGGGTTCCACTGAAGTTGGGAAGGTACTCATGAGAGGTGCTGCTGATACGGTGAAGAAGATTTCGCTAGAATTAGGCGGAAATGCACCTTTTATCGTCATGGACGATGCAGACTTAGAGAAAGCAGCCAAGGGACTATTGGCCTCGAAGTTTCGTAATGCCGGACAAACATGTATTTGTACGAACCGTATCTACGTCCAAGAAAGAATCCTCGAGCCATTTGTTGAGCTTTTTAAAAATGAACTAAGCAAGCTCAAAATCGGTAACGGTATGGAAGAAGGAATTGATATTGGACCGCTAATTGACCAACCAGCTGTAAATAAAGTAAATGAAATCCTTGACGATGCGATTCATAAAGGTGGAAAGATCGTGTATCAAGGAGATAAGAAAGATGGGGAAGAAGGATTTTTCTTTCCACCTACGATTCTTACAAATGTAAATGATCAAATGATGTGCGTGGATGAAGAAATATTTGGCCCTTTAGCCGCAATTGCTACTTTTCAAACAGAAGAAGAAGTGATTGCGAGAGCCAATAATACCGTTTACGGCTTAGCTGCTTATGTGTTTACTGAAAATTTAAGTCGTGCCTTCCGAATAAGTGAGGAACTTGAATACGGAATTATCGGCTTAAATGATGGACTTCCATCAACGGCACAAGCTCCCTTTGGAGGATATAAAGAAAGTGGTTTAGGTCGAGAAGGCGGTCATCACGGACTAGAAGAGTTTTTAGAAGTAAAATATATTTCGATTGGACTAAATATATAA
- the gabT gene encoding 4-aminobutyrate--2-oxoglutarate transaminase: MKQFVQIKTSIPGPRSKELLDRREKVVPQGISNNCTAFVLKAEGALVEDVDGNIFIDFAGAIGTLNVGHSHPKVVQAIKDQADQFVHTGFNVMMYESYIKLAEKLTKLAPGIFPKQAAFFNSGAEAVENAVKIARKYTKRQGIVSFTRGFHGRTLMTMTMTSKVKPYKYGFGPFAPEVYKAPYPYEYRKPNGMNEEQYTEYMIQQFEQFLLAEVAPETIAAVVMEPVQGEGGFIVPNREFVQCVYTICKEHGILFIADEIQTGFGRTGRYFAIEHFGVEPDLLTISKSMAAGVPISGVIGREEIMNVSQPGEIGGTYAGSPLGCQAALAVLDIIEEEQLNARAERIGRLVMNKFQQWSDRFEQVDGIRGLGAMCAFEIVKDKTSKQPDKELVGSIIREANNRGLLLLSAGIFGNVIRLLMPLTISDDQLQEGLLILEESLEAVLSPQYI; encoded by the coding sequence ATGAAACAGTTTGTTCAAATCAAAACGTCCATCCCTGGACCACGATCAAAGGAGTTATTAGATAGAAGGGAAAAAGTCGTTCCACAAGGAATTAGTAATAATTGTACTGCATTTGTTCTTAAGGCAGAGGGAGCCTTGGTGGAGGATGTTGATGGCAATATATTTATCGACTTTGCTGGTGCTATAGGGACCCTCAATGTTGGCCATTCCCACCCGAAGGTTGTTCAGGCTATAAAGGATCAAGCGGATCAGTTTGTTCATACCGGATTTAATGTCATGATGTACGAATCTTATATCAAGTTGGCGGAAAAATTAACTAAGCTCGCTCCAGGTATTTTTCCAAAACAGGCTGCATTTTTTAACAGTGGTGCAGAAGCTGTTGAAAATGCAGTGAAGATTGCTAGAAAATATACGAAAAGACAAGGAATTGTGTCGTTTACGAGAGGTTTTCATGGACGAACGTTAATGACGATGACGATGACAAGCAAAGTGAAGCCATATAAATATGGATTTGGACCATTTGCTCCTGAGGTATATAAAGCTCCATATCCATATGAATATCGGAAGCCAAATGGAATGAATGAAGAGCAGTATACTGAATACATGATTCAGCAGTTTGAGCAATTTCTTCTTGCAGAGGTCGCTCCAGAAACGATTGCGGCAGTAGTTATGGAGCCGGTGCAAGGAGAAGGAGGCTTTATTGTTCCTAATCGGGAATTTGTGCAATGTGTTTATACTATTTGTAAAGAACACGGAATATTATTTATTGCAGATGAAATTCAAACCGGCTTTGGGCGAACGGGCCGTTACTTTGCGATTGAGCATTTTGGCGTAGAGCCAGATCTTTTAACGATCTCAAAGTCTATGGCAGCTGGTGTTCCAATTAGTGGAGTGATTGGCCGAGAAGAGATTATGAATGTAAGCCAGCCAGGAGAAATTGGTGGAACATATGCGGGGAGTCCGCTAGGGTGTCAAGCTGCTCTCGCTGTCCTAGATATAATAGAAGAAGAACAATTGAATGCAAGAGCGGAACGGATTGGTAGATTAGTAATGAACAAGTTTCAACAATGGTCCGATCGATTTGAGCAAGTGGATGGCATCCGTGGGTTAGGAGCGATGTGTGCGTTTGAAATTGTAAAGGATAAGACTTCTAAACAGCCAGATAAAGAACTAGTTGGTAGTATTATTCGAGAGGCCAACAATAGAGGGTTGCTGTTACTTAGCGCAGGGATATTTGGGAATGTGATTCGACTATTAATGCCTTTAACGATTTCAGATGATCAGCTTCAAGAAGGATTGTTGATCTTAGAAGAATCCTTAGAAGCTGTATTATCTCCCCAATATATATAA